A stretch of the Candidatus Zixiibacteriota bacterium genome encodes the following:
- the lexA gene encoding transcriptional repressor LexA codes for MPRADLTDKQRAVLAYIERQIAERGHSPTIREIGQQFGIASTNGVRTHLTALIRKGYLKKEAQISRGLAPTRTLALRVGRVPLVGTVPAGRPIDAVENVEGEIAVDESFLPKEDSFSLRVAGNSMQGAGILDGDIVLVKKQRVAQKGDIVVAIIGGEATVKRYFPEGNRVRLQPENDDFEPIFVDRKSDEFRIAGKVIGLLRRLK; via the coding sequence ATGCCACGAGCCGATTTGACGGACAAACAGCGGGCGGTGCTCGCGTATATCGAGAGGCAGATCGCCGAGCGCGGCCACTCCCCCACGATCCGGGAGATCGGGCAGCAGTTCGGCATTGCCTCGACCAACGGCGTCCGGACCCATCTCACCGCACTTATTCGGAAGGGATACCTGAAGAAGGAGGCGCAGATTTCGCGGGGGCTGGCACCGACGCGCACGCTGGCGCTCCGGGTGGGGCGGGTTCCGCTGGTGGGGACGGTTCCGGCCGGCCGCCCGATCGACGCGGTCGAGAATGTCGAGGGTGAGATCGCCGTCGACGAGTCGTTTCTTCCGAAAGAGGACTCGTTTTCGCTGCGGGTGGCCGGGAATTCGATGCAGGGCGCGGGGATTCTCGACGGCGACATCGTGCTGGTGAAAAAGCAGCGGGTGGCGCAGAAGGGGGATATCGTGGTGGCGATTATCGGCGGCGAGGCAACCGTCAAGCGCTATTTCCCGGAGGGGAACCGGGTACGGCTGCAGCCGGAAAACGATGACTTTGAACCGATTTTTGTGGATCGCAAGTCCGACGAGTTCCGGATCGCGGGTAAAGTCATCGGGTTGTTGCGGCGGCTGAAGTAG
- a CDS encoding aminopeptidase → MRPLILSTLAALWIGGPSVWAAEGGLDPALVARIRADYDATGFSPATVNAVTNNDLRALALSREKVTAFDDLFNVRLKETGITNQAGSGRCWLFAGLNVFSPRVCTKLDLSKFQFSQPYLAFWDKMEKANFFLEEMIRLRERPLYDRELAVALDGPFGDGGWWHYATALIEKYGVVPLTAMPETKQSGATGTVNSLAERKLRAFAAEIRRMAAGGADVAQLRARKERMLAEIYRLLVAAYGPPPTEFTFRYKVKDSVVTEPKTYTPRSFYDEIFGGPLPDYAILMDNPAKGYDTLYRIESSRNMADRADLTMLNLPVARLKEYCLRALLDSQAVWFACDVGVDNFGDSGILRNGIYDFEGTLGVSFAIAKADRITLRDSYPNHAMTLVGVDTAADGSPVKWLVANSWGDKGGNDGYWIMYNDWFDTNVYLVAVEKRLLAEADRKKLDQAPVVLPPWDPFYQAAKRLK, encoded by the coding sequence ATGCGCCCGCTCATCCTCAGTACCCTTGCCGCCCTGTGGATCGGAGGCCCGTCGGTGTGGGCCGCGGAGGGCGGCCTGGATCCCGCCCTGGTGGCCAGGATTCGCGCCGACTACGACGCGACCGGGTTTTCGCCGGCCACCGTCAACGCCGTCACCAACAACGACCTCAGAGCGCTCGCCCTGAGCCGGGAGAAAGTGACCGCCTTCGACGACCTGTTCAACGTGCGCCTCAAGGAGACCGGGATCACCAACCAGGCCGGCTCGGGCCGGTGCTGGCTTTTTGCGGGACTGAATGTCTTCTCCCCCCGGGTCTGCACCAAGCTCGACCTGTCGAAATTCCAGTTCTCCCAGCCGTATCTCGCCTTCTGGGACAAGATGGAAAAGGCGAACTTCTTTCTCGAAGAGATGATCCGCCTGCGGGAGCGGCCGCTGTATGACCGGGAACTGGCGGTGGCGCTCGATGGTCCTTTCGGGGACGGCGGCTGGTGGCACTATGCCACCGCGCTGATCGAGAAATACGGCGTGGTGCCGCTGACGGCGATGCCGGAGACGAAGCAGTCGGGCGCGACGGGGACGGTCAATTCGCTGGCCGAGCGCAAGCTGCGCGCCTTCGCGGCGGAGATCCGGCGGATGGCCGCCGGGGGCGCGGATGTCGCGCAGCTTCGGGCGCGCAAGGAACGGATGCTGGCGGAGATCTACCGCCTCCTCGTCGCCGCCTACGGCCCGCCGCCGACCGAGTTCACCTTCCGCTATAAGGTCAAGGACTCGGTGGTCACCGAGCCGAAAACCTACACGCCGCGGTCGTTCTACGACGAGATCTTCGGGGGACCGCTCCCCGACTACGCCATCCTCATGGACAACCCGGCCAAGGGGTACGACACGCTCTACCGGATCGAGAGCAGCCGCAACATGGCCGACCGGGCGGACCTGACCATGCTCAACCTGCCGGTCGCGCGGCTCAAGGAGTATTGCCTGAGAGCGCTGCTCGACTCGCAGGCGGTCTGGTTCGCGTGCGACGTCGGCGTGGACAATTTCGGCGATTCCGGCATTCTCCGCAACGGCATCTATGATTTCGAGGGGACGCTCGGGGTGTCGTTCGCTATCGCCAAGGCCGACCGCATCACCCTGCGCGACAGCTACCCGAACCACGCCATGACGCTGGTCGGGGTTGACACCGCCGCGGATGGGTCGCCCGTCAAGTGGCTCGTGGCCAACAGCTGGGGGGACAAAGGAGGCAACGACGGTTACTGGATCATGTACAACGACTGGTTTGACACCAACGTGTACCTGGTGGCGGTGGAGAAGCGGCTGCTGGCGGAGGCCGACCGGAAAAAGCTCGACCAGGCGCCGGTGGTGCTGCCGCCCTGGGATCCGTTTTACCAGGCCGCCAAGCGCCTGAAGTAG
- the rlmB gene encoding 23S rRNA (guanosine(2251)-2'-O)-methyltransferase RlmB encodes MPRKPDSPRRHRHTDYSALPASLDEDSLLRRLGALPGPALVLVLDSITDPHNLGACLRSAEGAGAHAVVVPKDRSVGLTDTVRHVAVGAAEHIPFAMVTNLARTLDQLKEAGLWVVGTTHETERVIYDLDLTGPVVFVMGSEGKGLRRLVAEKCDFLARIPMAGRIENLNVSVAAGVCLFEAVRQRRAGTPGRT; translated from the coding sequence ATGCCGCGCAAACCCGATTCCCCCCGCCGTCATCGGCACACCGATTACTCCGCCTTGCCCGCGTCGCTGGATGAGGACAGTCTGCTCCGCCGGCTGGGCGCGCTGCCGGGTCCGGCCCTGGTGCTGGTTCTTGACTCGATCACCGATCCGCATAACCTCGGGGCCTGCCTTCGGTCGGCCGAGGGTGCCGGCGCACATGCGGTCGTTGTCCCCAAAGACCGCTCCGTCGGTCTCACCGACACCGTTCGCCACGTCGCAGTCGGCGCCGCCGAACACATCCCCTTCGCCATGGTCACCAACCTCGCGCGGACCCTCGATCAATTGAAGGAGGCCGGCCTCTGGGTAGTCGGCACGACCCACGAAACCGAGCGGGTGATCTACGACCTCGACCTCACCGGTCCGGTGGTCTTCGTAATGGGCAGCGAAGGGAAGGGTTTGCGCCGCCTGGTGGCCGAAAAATGCGATTTCCTCGCGCGTATTCCCATGGCCGGCCGGATCGAAAATTTGAATGTTTCGGTTGCCGCCGGCGTCTGCCTGTTCGAGGCCGTGCGCCAGCGCCGCGCCGGAACCCCCGGCCGCACATGA
- a CDS encoding FAD-binding oxidoreductase: MDDFLSRLAGLVPPEQFSTHPDHLRVAAKDESTTTPVTPRAVVWAVTIDEIAAVVRLCRAHRVPITTRGGGSALEGSAVPVEGGIVLDLSRMTAILGYWPEDLQVEVQPGLIYDDLNRRLKDDGLFFPPSPGGSGDVATIGGMVSTNASGIYSVKYGGTRDYVLRLRVVTGTGEILTLGDRAVKRSSGYNLVDLISGSEGTLAIIGAVTIRLAGLPEGRRQEAYAFGNEVAASRAVSEMRRYGLDLAAIEFLDGRLLEALNRLKEYGLTEAPSLFLEYHGPEAVLASNAELAAGICEEMGGRRITLAEGQNPWEIRHWATDAVKHRRPGYSILRNDIAFPISRLAELVEFCYRTADAAGLAIHTFGHVGMGLLHALLLARREDAAEWSAARQTNEMIIRKALEVDGTISGEHGIGLGHKRLFQEHHGDTVDLMRRIKAQFDPANILNPGKIFDPS, from the coding sequence ATGGATGATTTTCTGAGCCGACTGGCGGGGCTGGTTCCGCCGGAGCAGTTCAGCACCCACCCCGACCATCTGCGGGTGGCGGCGAAGGATGAATCGACGACGACGCCGGTGACGCCGCGCGCGGTGGTCTGGGCTGTGACAATCGACGAGATCGCGGCCGTGGTTCGCCTCTGTCGCGCTCACCGGGTTCCGATTACGACCCGCGGGGGAGGGAGTGCGCTGGAGGGATCGGCTGTACCGGTGGAGGGAGGAATTGTGCTCGATCTCAGCCGGATGACGGCGATTCTCGGATACTGGCCGGAAGACCTGCAAGTCGAAGTACAACCAGGACTTATATATGATGACCTGAACCGCAGGTTGAAAGACGACGGGTTGTTCTTCCCTCCCTCACCGGGCGGCTCGGGTGATGTAGCGACCATCGGCGGCATGGTCTCGACCAACGCCAGCGGCATCTATTCAGTGAAATACGGCGGCACGCGTGATTATGTCCTGCGCCTCCGGGTGGTCACCGGGACTGGGGAAATTCTCACGCTCGGCGACCGGGCCGTCAAGAGATCCTCCGGCTACAACCTGGTCGATCTGATCAGCGGGTCGGAGGGAACGCTGGCGATCATCGGCGCGGTCACGATCCGGCTGGCCGGGCTGCCGGAGGGACGGCGGCAGGAAGCCTACGCCTTCGGGAACGAAGTAGCGGCCTCGCGGGCGGTGTCGGAGATGCGGCGCTACGGACTGGATCTGGCGGCCATTGAATTCCTCGACGGCCGGCTGCTGGAGGCCCTGAACCGCCTGAAGGAGTACGGCCTCACCGAGGCCCCTTCGCTGTTCCTGGAGTACCACGGCCCGGAAGCCGTGCTTGCGTCCAACGCCGAACTTGCAGCCGGGATCTGCGAGGAGATGGGAGGCCGGCGGATCACGCTGGCGGAAGGGCAGAATCCGTGGGAGATCCGGCACTGGGCAACCGACGCCGTGAAGCATCGTCGCCCCGGATACTCCATTCTCCGCAACGACATCGCTTTCCCGATTTCCCGCCTGGCGGAGTTGGTGGAGTTCTGCTACCGGACAGCGGATGCGGCGGGCCTTGCCATTCACACATTCGGGCATGTCGGCATGGGGCTTCTGCACGCGCTCTTGCTGGCGCGACGGGAGGATGCGGCCGAGTGGTCGGCGGCCCGGCAGACTAACGAGATGATCATCCGAAAGGCGCTCGAAGTGGACGGGACGATCTCGGGCGAACACGGCATCGGTCTCGGCCACAAGAGACTCTTTCAGGAACACCACGGCGACACAGTCGACCTGATGCGGCGGATAAAGGCGCAGTTTGACCCGGCGAATATTCTCAATCCCGGCAAGATCTTCGATCCGTCATGA
- a CDS encoding YceI family protein, whose amino-acid sequence MLKKAALASSVVLAAGAGVSAAQWEIDRAHSSIGFSVRHMVVSKVPGKFTDFDGNLEMAQAADGKLDLASAKVSMTAKAASINTDNDKRDEHLRSADFFDAATYPELTFVSKKVIPGEGDKFKLIGDLTIRGVTKEVTFDGTLNGVVTDFMGNTRAGFSAAATINRQDFGVSWSKLLDNGGLVAGDNVDIIIEIEAVLPKPESKG is encoded by the coding sequence ATGCTGAAGAAGGCTGCTCTTGCCTCATCGGTCGTGCTGGCCGCCGGCGCCGGCGTATCCGCGGCGCAATGGGAAATCGACCGTGCTCACTCGTCCATCGGCTTCTCCGTGCGCCATATGGTCGTCTCGAAAGTCCCCGGAAAATTCACCGACTTCGACGGCAACCTCGAGATGGCCCAGGCGGCCGACGGCAAGCTCGACCTGGCCAGCGCCAAAGTGTCCATGACCGCCAAGGCGGCCTCCATCAACACCGACAACGACAAACGCGATGAACACCTGCGCAGCGCCGATTTCTTCGACGCCGCCACCTACCCCGAACTGACTTTCGTGTCAAAGAAGGTGATCCCGGGTGAGGGGGATAAGTTCAAGCTCATCGGCGACCTGACCATCCGGGGCGTGACTAAAGAAGTGACGTTCGACGGCACCCTCAATGGTGTGGTGACCGACTTCATGGGCAACACGCGGGCCGGTTTCTCCGCCGCCGCGACCATCAACCGCCAGGATTTCGGCGTCTCGTGGAGTAAACTCCTCGACAACGGCGGACTCGTTGCCGGCGACAACGTCGACATCATCATTGAGATCGAGGCGGTCCTGCCCAAGCCGGAATCCAAAGGCTGA
- a CDS encoding cation:proton antiporter, with translation MPEHILIGLGAIIVLGVIAQWLAWRLQLPAILLLLVFGFLAGPGTGLLRPDELFGDLLFPVVSLSVAIILFEGSLSLKFHELRDGGAVVARLTTIGIAVTWLLASTAAHVAVGLSLPIALLLGAILVVTGPTVIIPLLRQVRPVGRVGSVVKWEGIVNDPIGAILAVLVFEAVVASGAGMPSILIAGVLKALLLGSLLGLLGAALLVAILRYYAVPDSLQNSVATMLVVVVFLVSNAVQSESGLLAVTVMGIALANQRLAAIRHIYEFKENLRVILIAGLFIILAARLPVADLDLTNRREWIFVAALILVVRPAMVFASTIGSRLALAEKLFLSWMAPRGVVAAVVVSLFALRLESSGLAGGERLVPLVFKVIVATVAIYGLTVPPLARRLKVARPNPQGVLFGGAQPWIRRVAEVLKEEGFAVALIDSNAEHVARARQLGLPAFHANLLAEDIFQTLPLDDLGRFLAVTPNDDVNALAAIHFAEVFGRSGVYQLSPDDAPGARVAGGAAGRVEMPRHLQGRLLFAPHAGERHLRELLADGGAVMRTPITPEFDLKQFREIYGESAVPLFIITEDRSLKICTVQDPPAPKPGERLIALVSTGRAGGRVGDAGDVHPARL, from the coding sequence GTGCCCGAACACATTCTCATCGGCCTCGGCGCCATTATCGTCCTGGGGGTGATCGCCCAGTGGCTGGCTTGGCGTCTGCAACTGCCCGCCATCCTCCTCCTGCTGGTCTTCGGTTTCCTCGCCGGCCCAGGGACCGGGCTGCTCCGCCCCGATGAGTTGTTCGGCGACCTGCTGTTTCCCGTTGTCTCGCTCTCGGTGGCGATCATTTTATTTGAAGGCAGCTTGTCGCTGAAATTCCACGAGCTCCGCGACGGCGGTGCCGTGGTCGCCCGCCTGACCACGATCGGTATCGCCGTCACCTGGCTGCTTGCCTCGACCGCCGCTCATGTTGCGGTCGGGCTCAGTCTTCCTATCGCGCTCCTCCTCGGGGCCATCCTGGTGGTGACCGGCCCGACCGTCATCATCCCTCTCCTCCGCCAGGTTCGCCCGGTCGGGCGGGTCGGCTCGGTGGTCAAGTGGGAAGGGATAGTAAACGACCCGATCGGCGCCATCCTCGCCGTCCTGGTCTTCGAGGCGGTCGTCGCCTCCGGCGCCGGTATGCCGTCGATCCTGATCGCCGGCGTCCTGAAAGCCCTGCTTCTCGGCTCCCTGCTCGGGCTGCTCGGGGCCGCGCTCCTCGTGGCGATCCTCCGCTACTACGCGGTCCCCGATTCCCTCCAGAATTCGGTCGCGACCATGCTCGTGGTCGTGGTCTTCCTGGTCTCCAACGCGGTCCAATCGGAATCCGGTTTGCTGGCGGTGACGGTCATGGGCATCGCGCTGGCCAACCAGCGCCTGGCGGCTATTCGGCACATATACGAATTCAAAGAGAATCTCCGCGTCATCCTGATCGCCGGCCTGTTCATCATCCTCGCCGCCCGCCTGCCGGTCGCCGACCTCGACCTGACCAACCGGCGTGAGTGGATCTTTGTCGCGGCGCTGATTCTCGTCGTCCGCCCGGCGATGGTTTTCGCTTCGACCATCGGTTCCCGGCTCGCTCTCGCCGAGAAGCTCTTCCTGTCGTGGATGGCGCCCCGGGGAGTGGTCGCGGCCGTCGTCGTCTCTCTCTTCGCCCTGCGGCTGGAGAGCAGCGGCCTTGCCGGAGGGGAGCGGCTGGTTCCGCTTGTGTTCAAGGTTATCGTCGCCACGGTGGCAATCTACGGCCTCACCGTCCCCCCCCTAGCCCGCCGCCTGAAAGTTGCCCGGCCGAATCCGCAGGGGGTGTTGTTCGGCGGGGCGCAGCCCTGGATTCGGCGCGTCGCCGAGGTTCTCAAGGAAGAAGGGTTTGCCGTCGCCCTCATCGACTCCAACGCCGAACACGTCGCCCGCGCCCGCCAGCTCGGTCTTCCCGCCTTTCACGCGAATCTGCTGGCGGAGGATATCTTCCAGACGCTTCCGCTGGACGACCTTGGCCGGTTCCTCGCCGTGACGCCCAACGACGACGTGAATGCCTTGGCCGCGATCCACTTCGCCGAGGTGTTCGGCCGCTCGGGTGTCTACCAGCTGTCTCCCGACGACGCTCCCGGCGCGAGAGTGGCCGGCGGCGCCGCGGGCCGCGTTGAAATGCCCCGGCATCTCCAGGGCCGGCTCCTTTTTGCTCCTCACGCGGGCGAGCGACACCTCCGCGAACTGCTGGCCGACGGCGGAGCCGTGATGCGGACTCCCATCACGCCGGAATTCGACCTGAAGCAGTTCCGGGAAATCTATGGGGAGTCGGCCGTGCCGCTTTTTATCATAACTGAAGATCGTTCTCTGAAAATCTGTACCGTGCAGGATCCGCCCGCGCCCAAACCGGGGGAGAGGCTGATCGCGCTCGTGTCCACCGGCCGCGCGGGCGGCCGGGTCGGCGATGCGGGCGACGTGCACCCCGCACGGTTGTGA
- a CDS encoding T9SS type A sorting domain-containing protein gives MFFRLVVLLPLLSAAGLLAASSLAVPPDELEPPVFVSPEPRRLLRVSRCDDSAVFIFKAIIPNQPQAQGRVRYRLIDGCGRINEKTGRWVWYPAPEDTARIRRVVVGACINNQDIETLPENRAHLSVLYRDEHARLIWMLGGDTMHAQTPVIAADAPGTTAVTYRISEPDWCDEPAVALRMIDPAPAGKIFFTDSTLTAELAATDAGQRFVVTYGLTSGQFSHEGQVIIDTRRHVVPVFVECPSETLSVAVCATLSCRLRAIDPDFPDDPTGIFYRIAPMPYYPGSVQGSTGEYRFRGRPEDAGQVFEIGVAAHYGDTMTTGDQICRFWVRVDENQPPLFTGSLCHTLVNAPPGSPPFFEMQVEAVDPEECGPVALFVAGVSPLPVGGFTFDPEDGSFTMPLAPAELEETFTIRIGAADAVDTAYCEFDYRHLNRDPVAVMIERIGGDTPGGRHALDLTVTQNNLELQGFDLTIGFEAAALNLQGVSPGSVYDSCGWEYFTYRYGAGGACPECPSGILRLVGLAETNNGEAHPSCFRPAAPFSLATLEFLESAEPAWAGVFVPVRFLWLDCTANALAARLIAEIPEYTDLLISREVYDLDSVLAEDGEVYSFLAITDPLGTFPATGGAVGDCDAAAMPHPAPIRRVDFFNGGVKIAGPPATPVGEHNPDGTAGGPPLPSTFAVHQNCPNPFNLETVIPFDLPRQGRVTLEIYNTLGRRVYRQVGDYPAGYHRLVWDGRTDGGRVAASGVYVYRLATGETAAARKMMLLK, from the coding sequence ATGTTCTTTCGATTAGTTGTCTTGCTACCACTGCTGTCGGCGGCCGGTCTCCTGGCTGCGTCGAGCCTGGCTGTTCCGCCCGATGAACTCGAGCCGCCGGTGTTCGTTTCACCGGAGCCCCGGCGGCTGCTGCGGGTATCCCGCTGCGACGACTCCGCCGTTTTCATTTTCAAGGCAATCATTCCCAACCAGCCCCAGGCCCAGGGACGGGTGCGCTACCGGCTGATCGACGGGTGCGGCCGGATCAACGAGAAGACCGGCCGATGGGTGTGGTATCCGGCGCCCGAAGACACGGCGCGGATCCGCAGGGTGGTCGTCGGCGCCTGTATCAACAACCAGGACATTGAGACGCTCCCGGAAAACCGGGCCCACCTGAGCGTGCTATACCGCGACGAGCACGCCCGGCTGATCTGGATGCTCGGCGGCGACACCATGCACGCGCAGACGCCGGTGATTGCGGCTGACGCCCCGGGGACTACGGCAGTGACCTACCGCATCTCTGAACCGGACTGGTGCGACGAGCCGGCGGTGGCGCTTCGAATGATCGATCCGGCGCCGGCGGGGAAGATATTCTTCACCGACTCGACCCTGACGGCCGAGCTGGCGGCGACCGACGCGGGCCAGAGGTTCGTCGTCACGTACGGGCTGACGTCCGGGCAGTTCTCCCATGAAGGTCAGGTTATTATCGATACCCGGCGCCATGTTGTGCCGGTGTTTGTCGAATGCCCCTCCGAGACTCTGTCGGTGGCCGTCTGCGCCACCCTCTCCTGCCGGCTGCGGGCGATCGATCCCGACTTTCCGGATGATCCGACAGGAATCTTCTACCGCATCGCGCCCATGCCTTACTACCCCGGCAGCGTGCAAGGCTCTACGGGCGAGTATCGCTTCCGGGGGCGGCCCGAGGATGCCGGGCAGGTGTTCGAAATCGGCGTGGCGGCCCACTACGGCGACACCATGACGACCGGGGACCAGATCTGCCGGTTCTGGGTCCGGGTGGACGAGAACCAGCCGCCCCTGTTTACCGGCTCGCTGTGCCACACGCTGGTGAACGCTCCCCCCGGCAGCCCGCCCTTCTTCGAGATGCAGGTGGAGGCCGTCGATCCGGAGGAATGCGGTCCGGTCGCGCTGTTTGTCGCCGGCGTCTCCCCTCTGCCCGTCGGCGGTTTCACGTTTGACCCTGAGGACGGATCTTTCACGATGCCGCTGGCCCCGGCGGAGCTTGAAGAGACTTTCACCATCCGGATCGGCGCCGCCGATGCGGTTGATACGGCGTATTGCGAATTCGACTACCGCCACCTGAACCGGGACCCTGTGGCCGTGATGATCGAGCGGATCGGCGGCGATACACCCGGCGGCCGGCATGCTTTGGACCTCACGGTCACCCAAAACAACCTGGAGCTCCAGGGTTTTGACCTCACCATCGGTTTCGAGGCGGCGGCCCTTAACCTGCAGGGGGTGTCGCCCGGCTCCGTTTATGATTCGTGCGGCTGGGAGTATTTTACTTACCGCTACGGCGCCGGAGGGGCCTGCCCCGAGTGTCCCTCGGGCATCCTCAGACTGGTTGGCCTGGCCGAAACCAACAACGGGGAGGCGCACCCTTCGTGTTTCCGCCCGGCCGCGCCGTTTTCGCTGGCGACACTCGAGTTTCTGGAAAGCGCCGAACCCGCCTGGGCGGGCGTGTTCGTGCCGGTCCGCTTCCTCTGGCTGGATTGCACCGCCAACGCCCTCGCCGCGCGCCTCATCGCCGAGATCCCAGAGTACACCGACCTCCTGATATCACGGGAGGTGTATGACCTTGACAGCGTTCTGGCGGAAGACGGCGAAGTCTATTCGTTCCTGGCGATCACCGACCCGCTCGGTACGTTCCCCGCGACCGGCGGGGCGGTCGGTGACTGCGATGCGGCTGCGATGCCGCACCCGGCCCCGATTCGACGGGTGGACTTCTTCAACGGCGGTGTGAAGATAGCCGGCCCGCCAGCCACACCGGTCGGGGAGCATAATCCGGACGGGACAGCCGGGGGACCGCCGCTGCCCTCGACGTTTGCCGTCCACCAGAACTGCCCCAATCCGTTCAATCTTGAAACCGTGATTCCGTTCGATCTGCCGAGGCAGGGTCGGGTCACGCTCGAGATCTACAACACGCTTGGGCGGCGGGTGTACCGCCAGGTTGGGGACTATCCGGCCGGATACCACCGGTTGGTATGGGATGGGAGGACCGACGGCGGCCGGGTCGCCGCCAGCGGAGTGTACGTGTACCGCCTCGCGACGGGGGAAACCGCGGCTGCCCGCAAGATGATGCTCCTGAAGTAG
- the hisS gene encoding histidine--tRNA ligase, whose translation MAKDDRKKPEKVKPQVLKGFRDYPPDEQIAREKMLARCREAVELMGFLPLQTASLEFADTLLGPHYSAENLAELFGFRGPDDVDMALRYEFTVSLARYVAGNPALPLPFRRYQYGNVWRVDKPGPGRFREFMQFDIDIVGTRNLLADAEIIAAMVKTLDHLGIGKFKVRYSTRRLLNGLIEFAGIPAAVGPDVMRVIDKLEKQGRAAVVLELGPGRTDASGDRIPGLGLADGQIAQIEKFLEIAGQHDRDHLPEAERLLGGIPASREGLDELKEICDHLAAMGVDPAKSGVDLTIVRGLGYYTGPVFETTLLDLPEYGSVFSGGRYDNLVERFINQSVPGVGSSIGIDRLLAALLKLETLDPAQATSQVIVTVMDREHIPDYLGMLREIRAAGIPSEIYSGDTRNLTKQIKYADKVGIRLAVIAGSDEFEQAKVTVKNLEAGREKARRVDDREEWLKAEEIQETIPRDDLVPYLRRVLSSPRASS comes from the coding sequence ATGGCCAAAGACGACCGCAAGAAGCCGGAAAAGGTAAAGCCGCAGGTGCTCAAGGGATTTCGCGACTACCCGCCCGATGAGCAGATTGCCCGCGAGAAGATGCTCGCCAGGTGCCGCGAGGCGGTTGAGCTGATGGGGTTTTTGCCTCTCCAGACCGCGTCGCTGGAGTTCGCCGACACGCTGCTCGGGCCCCACTACAGCGCGGAGAACCTCGCCGAGCTGTTCGGTTTTCGCGGTCCCGATGACGTCGACATGGCTCTTCGCTACGAGTTCACGGTCTCGCTGGCCCGCTATGTGGCCGGCAACCCGGCGCTGCCCCTGCCGTTCCGCCGCTACCAGTACGGCAACGTGTGGCGGGTGGACAAGCCGGGCCCGGGGCGGTTTCGCGAGTTCATGCAGTTCGACATCGACATCGTCGGCACGCGAAACCTCCTGGCCGACGCGGAGATCATCGCCGCTATGGTGAAGACCCTCGACCATCTGGGCATCGGCAAGTTCAAGGTCCGCTACTCGACCCGCCGGCTTCTCAACGGCCTGATTGAATTCGCCGGCATCCCCGCCGCCGTCGGCCCCGACGTCATGCGCGTGATCGATAAGCTCGAAAAACAGGGGAGAGCGGCGGTGGTGCTCGAGCTCGGTCCCGGCCGGACCGATGCCTCCGGCGACCGAATCCCCGGTCTCGGCCTCGCCGACGGCCAGATCGCCCAGATTGAGAAGTTCCTCGAGATCGCCGGGCAGCACGACCGCGACCATCTTCCCGAGGCCGAACGCCTGCTGGGCGGCATCCCCGCCTCCCGCGAGGGTCTCGACGAGCTCAAGGAGATTTGCGACCACCTGGCCGCCATGGGTGTCGATCCCGCCAAATCCGGCGTCGACCTGACGATCGTCCGCGGCCTCGGCTACTACACCGGCCCCGTCTTTGAAACCACCCTCCTCGACCTCCCCGAATACGGCTCGGTCTTTTCCGGCGGCCGCTATGACAACCTCGTGGAGCGGTTCATCAACCAGAGCGTCCCCGGTGTGGGGTCCTCGATCGGCATCGACCGCCTCCTCGCCGCGCTCCTCAAGCTTGAGACCCTCGACCCGGCGCAGGCCACCTCGCAGGTGATCGTCACCGTCATGGACCGCGAGCACATCCCCGACTATCTCGGGATGCTCCGCGAGATCCGGGCCGCCGGTATTCCCTCCGAGATCTACTCCGGCGACACGAGGAACCTGACCAAGCAGATCAAGTACGCGGACAAGGTGGGCATCCGCCTCGCCGTGATCGCGGGCTCCGATGAATTCGAGCAGGCGAAAGTCACGGTCAAGAACCTCGAAGCCGGCCGGGAGAAGGCCCGCCGGGTGGACGACCGCGAGGAGTGGTTGAAAGCGGAAGAGATCCAGGAGACGATTCCCCGGGACGACCTGGTGCCGTATCTCCGCCGCGTCCTGAGCAGTCCGCGGGCCAGCTCCTGA